The proteins below come from a single Miscanthus floridulus cultivar M001 chromosome 1, ASM1932011v1, whole genome shotgun sequence genomic window:
- the LOC136485371 gene encoding uncharacterized protein, whose amino-acid sequence MTTMRRAAVVVVALASSLLAGGVAARAGAVTFSATNAASSTAGGKRFGRDVGVAYSRRVLSDASSFCWKTLNQPSPGSRKPVSSVTLVVEDIGGVAFTSGNGIHLSAQYVGGYSGDVKTEATGVLYHEVTHVWQWDGQGQANGGLIEGIADYVRLKAGYAPGHWVKPGQGDRWDQGYDITARFLDYCDSLKPGFVALLNAKMKDGYSDDFFAQILGKNVQRLWQDYKAKYGG is encoded by the exons ATGACGACGATGAGGCGTGCCGCCGTCGTCGTAGTAGCGCTCGCTTCTTCTCTCCTGGCCGGCGGCGTGGCGGCCAGGGCCGGCGCGGTCACGTTCAGCGCGACGAACGCCGCGTCGAGCACGGCGGGCGGCAAGCGGTTCGGCCGGGACGTCGGCGTCGCGTATTCGAGGCGAGTGCTCTCGGACGCCTCCTCCTTCTGCTGGAAGACCTTAAACCAGCCCAGCCCCGGCAGCCGCAAGCCCGTCAGCTCCGTCACCCTCGTCGTCGAGGACATCGGCGGCGTCGCCTTCACCAGCGGCAACGGCATCCACCTCAGTGCCCAGTACGTCGGTGGCTACTCCGGTGACGTCAAGACAGAG GCGACTGGGGTGCTGTACCACGAGGTAACGCACGTGTGGCAGTGGGACGGGCAGGGGCAGGCGAACGGCGGCCTCATCGAGGGCATCGCCGACTACGTCCGGCTGAAGGCGGGGTACGCGCCGGGGCACTGGGTGAAGCCGGGGCAGGGAGACCGGTGGGATCAGGGGTACGACATCACGGCGAGGTTCCTGGACTACTGCGACTCGCTGAAGCCGGGCTTCGTCGCGCTGCTCAACGCCAAGATGAAGGACGGCTACTCCGACGATTTCTTCGCGCAGATTCTTGGGAAGAATGTGCAGCGGCTGTGGCAGGATTACAAGGCCAAGTACGGAGGCTGA